Proteins from a single region of Mytilus trossulus isolate FHL-02 chromosome 2, PNRI_Mtr1.1.1.hap1, whole genome shotgun sequence:
- the LOC134708497 gene encoding SWI/SNF complex subunit SMARCC2-like isoform X3, giving the protein MALQRKKDGSPNVKFFEAVETIAQFDSVRTWLNKNHKKYIQADPPTNKSLSSLVIQLLQFQEETFGKHVKNPAITKLPMKCFLDFKAGGSLCHIIAAVYKFKSDQGWRRFDFQSPSRMERNVEMFLQIERSLVANKCLTMPSIFLSPELDKQMIGRLKDIAKRHQGTVTDDEDDATHIVNPVTEDPSEEEYVRLVSKRDKYAMVHWLNFPDSYDIWVADLNLDIEPEPLQHHGGSWEVTAKWLLDLEEYNEWMNEEDYLMEEEYESKKGKKPKSVRMTVDEMLANNDSDKKDKKDKKSKRKRSPSPPPVTEKLKKRKSGRNSTAPGSSSKKRPNRDEDEDDLTKDMDDPSPETNITEVQLSKQWSNKYLSFLHGRGQNSQKSNQPNVSRTQKDSENQPIKAGTMMDLDEESVDKFVDEGRAEEEVEETKVEDDDDNVTEQTHHIVVPSYASWFDYNAIHAIEKRALPEFFNGRNKSKTPEILIAYRNFMIDTYRLNPTEYLTSTACRRNLAGDVCAITRVHAFLEQWGLLNYQVDAENRPSSMGPPPTSHFHIMADTPSGLQPVNPPKINQPSAAKQIVNFEDKENGREFDDRKDLSNFSLRMDQYSKKGLKDKGAATRSREWTDQETLLLLEALEMFKDDWNKVSEHVGSRTQDECILHFLRLPIEDPFMEEDFGHLGPLAYQPVPFSQSGNPIMSTVAFLASVVDPRIASSAAKAALEQFAKMKDEVPPALVDAHVKTVEEAVKEGKDVDQNFGLEKSGIAGTAPEKEEEEADKDKEGKAEEKKDESKEEGKEKDEKEKEKSEESMETDQEKAEDKSEEKKEKEDEGKKEDKQEKEETKAEGEQEKKTDGEVKTEEKEEEKKEKTEVVAWKPDGNIATAAAAALSSAAVKAKHLAAVEERKIKSLVALLVETQMKKLEIKLRHFEELETIMDRERDALEYQRQQLLQERQQFHMEQIKAAEHRARQMAMQQLVTEQRSQGATSDQPGSPAPSPLPAASASLAAAVNYPMTGSPMAPMPPPGPQAAQQTSQESPAPPTSASPAPLMPSETPTQPQNVTLQASVGNTDVPPEGISQKPEPMQLEQPEPMSVDSQPPSLSSSSS; this is encoded by the exons ATGGCGTTGCAAAGAAAGAAAGACGGCTCGCCGAACGTTAAGTTTTTCGAAGCCGTAGAGACAATTGCACAGTTTGATTCAGTCAGAACCTGGTTAAACAAAAACCACAAAAAG TATATCCAGGCAGATCCACcaacaaataaaagtttatcaAGTCTTGTCATTCAGTTGTTACAGTTCCAGGAAGAAACTTTcggtaaacatgtaaaaaatccAGCAATAACCAAATTACCT atgaaatgtttCCTTGACTTCAAAGCAGGTGGATCTTTATGTCATATTATAGCAGCagtgtataaatttaaaagtgatCAAGGATG GAGAAGATTCGATTTCCAATCTCCATCGAGAATGGAGAGAAATGTGGAGATGTTTTTACAGATAGAACGGTCACTGGTGGCCAACAAATGTCTGACAATGCCAAGTATTTTCTTGAGTCCAGAATTAGACAAACAAATGATAGGAAGACTGAAGGACATAGCCAAACGCCATCAGGGAACTGTCACTGATGATGAAGATGATGCTACCCATATTGTTAATCCTGTCACAGAAGATCCATCAGAGG AGGAATATGTTCGTCTTGTTTCAAAGAGAGATAAATATGCCATGGTCCATTGGCTTAACTTTCCTGACAG TTATGATATTTGGGTTGCTGATCTAAACTTGGATATAGAACCAGAACCTTTACAACACCACGGTGGTAGTTGGGAG GTTACAGCCAAGTGGTTATTAGATCTGGAAGAATACAACGAGTGGATGAATGAAGAAGATTATCTTATGGAGGAAGAG TATGAatctaaaaaaggaaagaaaccTAAAAGTGTAAGGATGACAGTGGATGAG ATGCTGGCCAACAATGATTCCGATAAGAAAGACAAGAAGGATAAGAAGAGTAAACGTAAGAGATCACCATCTCCTCCACCGGTTACAGAGAAGTTGAAGAAGAGAAAGAG TGGTAGGAACTCCACAGCTCCTGGTTCCTCGAGTAAGAAACGTCCAAACAGAGACGAAGATGAAGATGACCTGACCAAAGATATGGACGATCCTTCTCCTGAGACAAATATTACGGAAGTGCAACTCTCAAAACAAT GGTCCAATAAATATCTAAGTTTCCTGCACGGTCGTGGTCAAAACTCCCAAAAGTCGAACCAGCCCAATG TAAGCAGAACTCAGAAGGACAgtgaaaatcaaccaatcaaagcAGGAACGATGATGGATTTAGATGAGGAATCAGTGGATAAG tttgtaGATGAAGGAAGAGCAGAGGAGGAAGTTGAAGAGACTAAAGTTGAGGATGATGATGATAATGTGACAGAACAGACCCACCATATAGTTGTACCAAGTTATGCTTCTTGGTTTGATTACAATGCTATTCATGCTATAGAGAAACGAGCCTTACCAGAATTCTTCAATGGTAGAAATAAATCTAAAACTCCTGAAAT ATTAATAGCATACAGAAACTTCATGATAGATACATACAGACTTAATCCAACAGAATACCTTACAAGTACTGCCTGTCGTAGAAACTTAGCCGGAGACGTTTGTGCAATAACAAGAGTCCATGCATTCCTAGAGCAATGGGGACTTCTTAATTATCAAGTGGATGCTGAAAACAGACCCTCATCCATGGGACCACCACCGACATCACATTTCCACATCATGGCAGACACTCCATCTGGTTTGCAACCTGTCAATCCACCAAAGATCAATCAG CCATCAGCAGCTAAACAGATCGTAAACTTTGAAGATAAAGAGAATGGTCGTGAGTTTGATGACAGGAAGGACTTGTCCAACTTTAGTCTCAGAATGGACCAGTACAGTAAAAAGGGGCTGAAG GATAAAGGAGCAGCAACACGTTCCCGTGAGTGGACCGACCAAGAGACACTTTTGTTATTGGAGGCATTGGAGATGTTTAAAGATGACTGGAATAAAGTCAGTGAACATGTTGGCAGTCGTACACAAGATGAATGTATACTTCATTTCCTCAGACTACCTATAGAAGATCCATTCATGGAAGAAGACTTTGGTCATTTAG GTCCATTAGCATACCAGCCTGTGCCATTTTCACAGAGTGGTAATCCTATTATGTCAACAGTAGCTTTCTTAGCTTCAGTTGTGGATCCTAGAATAGCATCATCTGCAGCTAAAGCAGCTCTAG AACAATTTGCTAAGATGAAGGATGAAGTACCTCCAGCTTTAGTAGATGCCCATGTTAAGACTGTTGAAGAGGCAGTTAAAGAGGGAAAAGATGTCGACCAAAACTTTGGTCTAGAGAAAAGTGGCATTGCTGGAACTGCTCCTGAAAAAGAGGAAG AGGAAGCAGATAAGGACAAGGAAGGAAAAGCAGAGGAAAAGAAAGATGAAAGTAAAGAAGAAGGAAAAGAGaaagatgaaaaagaaaaagaaaag TCTGAAGAATCCATGGAAACAGACCAGGAAAAAGCTGAAGACAAatcagaagaaaagaaagaaaaagaagatgaagGCAAGAAAGAGGATAAACAAGAAAAGGAAGAG ACCAAAGCTGAAGGAGAACAAGAGAAGAAAACAGATGGTGAAGTGAAGACAGAGGAgaaagaagaagaaaagaaagaaaaaacagaaGTTGTTGCCTGGAAACCAGATGGGAATATTGCTACTGCTGCTGCTGCAGCACTGTCATCGGCTGCTGTCAAGGCTAAG cATCTTGCAGCTGttgaagaaagaaaaatcaaaagtttagtTGCTTTGTTGGTAGAAACACAAATGAAGAAGTTAGAAATCAAGCTACGACATTTTGAAGAGTTAGAAACTATTATGGACAGGGAAAGAGATGCT cttGAGTACCAAAGACAGCAGTTGTTACAAGAGAGACAACAGTTCCACATGGAGCAAATCAAGGCTGCTGAACATAGAGCAAGACAGATGGCCATGCAACAGTTAGTCACAGAACAGAGAAGTCAAGGAGCAACATCAGATCAACCAG gTTCACCAGCTCCATCCCCATTACCTGCAGCTTCAGCCAGCTTAGCAGCAGCAGTTAACTACCCAATGACAGGCTCGCCTATGGCTCCCATGCCTCCACCCGGCCCCCAGGCAGCACAACAGACATCACAAGAATCTCCAGCACCCCCTACATCAGCATCACCAGCCCCCCTCATGCCATCAGAGACACCCACACAACCTCAGAATGTAACTCTACAAGCTTCAGTAGGAAATACAGATGTACCACCAGAAG gaATTTCACAGAAACCTGAACCAATGCAGCTAGAACAGCCTGAACCAATGTCAGTTGACTCACAGCCtccatcattatcatcatcatcatcatga
- the LOC134708497 gene encoding SWI/SNF complex subunit SMARCC2-like isoform X5, with protein sequence MALQRKKDGSPNVKFFEAVETIAQFDSVRTWLNKNHKKYIQADPPTNKSLSSLVIQLLQFQEETFGKHVKNPAITKLPMKCFLDFKAGGSLCHIIAAVYKFKSDQGWRRFDFQSPSRMERNVEMFLQIERSLVANKCLTMPSIFLSPELDKQMIGRLKDIAKRHQGTVTDDEDDATHIVNPVTEDPSEEEYVRLVSKRDKYAMVHWLNFPDSYDIWVADLNLDIEPEPLQHHGGSWEVTAKWLLDLEEYNEWMNEEDYLMEEEYESKKGKKPKSVRMTVDEMLANNDSDKKDKKDKKSKRKRSPSPPPVTEKLKKRKSGRNSTAPGSSSKKRPNRDEDEDDLTKDMDDPSPETNITEVQLSKQLSRTQKDSENQPIKAGTMMDLDEESVDKFVDEGRAEEEVEETKVEDDDDNVTEQTHHIVVPSYASWFDYNAIHAIEKRALPEFFNGRNKSKTPEILIAYRNFMIDTYRLNPTEYLTSTACRRNLAGDVCAITRVHAFLEQWGLLNYQVDAENRPSSMGPPPTSHFHIMADTPSGLQPVNPPKINQPSAAKQIVNFEDKENGREFDDRKDLSNFSLRMDQYSKKGLKDKGAATRSREWTDQETLLLLEALEMFKDDWNKVSEHVGSRTQDECILHFLRLPIEDPFMEEDFGHLGPLAYQPVPFSQSGNPIMSTVAFLASVVDPRIASSAAKAALEQFAKMKDEVPPALVDAHVKTVEEAVKEGKDVDQNFGLEKSGIAGTAPEKEEEEADKDKEGKAEEKKDESKEEGKEKDEKEKEKSEESMETDQEKAEDKSEEKKEKEDEGKKEDKQEKEETKAEGEQEKKTDGEVKTEEKEEEKKEKTEVVAWKPDGNIATAAAAALSSAAVKAKHLAAVEERKIKSLVALLVETQMKKLEIKLRHFEELETIMDRERDALEYQRQQLLQERQQFHMEQIKAAEHRARQMAMQQLVTEQRSQGATSDQPGSPAPSPLPAASASLAAAVNYPMTGSPMAPMPPPGPQAAQQTSQESPAPPTSASPAPLMPSETPTQPQNVTLQASVGNTDVPPEGISQKPEPMQLEQPEPMSVDSQPPSLSSSSS encoded by the exons ATGGCGTTGCAAAGAAAGAAAGACGGCTCGCCGAACGTTAAGTTTTTCGAAGCCGTAGAGACAATTGCACAGTTTGATTCAGTCAGAACCTGGTTAAACAAAAACCACAAAAAG TATATCCAGGCAGATCCACcaacaaataaaagtttatcaAGTCTTGTCATTCAGTTGTTACAGTTCCAGGAAGAAACTTTcggtaaacatgtaaaaaatccAGCAATAACCAAATTACCT atgaaatgtttCCTTGACTTCAAAGCAGGTGGATCTTTATGTCATATTATAGCAGCagtgtataaatttaaaagtgatCAAGGATG GAGAAGATTCGATTTCCAATCTCCATCGAGAATGGAGAGAAATGTGGAGATGTTTTTACAGATAGAACGGTCACTGGTGGCCAACAAATGTCTGACAATGCCAAGTATTTTCTTGAGTCCAGAATTAGACAAACAAATGATAGGAAGACTGAAGGACATAGCCAAACGCCATCAGGGAACTGTCACTGATGATGAAGATGATGCTACCCATATTGTTAATCCTGTCACAGAAGATCCATCAGAGG AGGAATATGTTCGTCTTGTTTCAAAGAGAGATAAATATGCCATGGTCCATTGGCTTAACTTTCCTGACAG TTATGATATTTGGGTTGCTGATCTAAACTTGGATATAGAACCAGAACCTTTACAACACCACGGTGGTAGTTGGGAG GTTACAGCCAAGTGGTTATTAGATCTGGAAGAATACAACGAGTGGATGAATGAAGAAGATTATCTTATGGAGGAAGAG TATGAatctaaaaaaggaaagaaaccTAAAAGTGTAAGGATGACAGTGGATGAG ATGCTGGCCAACAATGATTCCGATAAGAAAGACAAGAAGGATAAGAAGAGTAAACGTAAGAGATCACCATCTCCTCCACCGGTTACAGAGAAGTTGAAGAAGAGAAAGAG TGGTAGGAACTCCACAGCTCCTGGTTCCTCGAGTAAGAAACGTCCAAACAGAGACGAAGATGAAGATGACCTGACCAAAGATATGGACGATCCTTCTCCTGAGACAAATATTACGGAAGTGCAACTCTCAAAACAAT TAAGCAGAACTCAGAAGGACAgtgaaaatcaaccaatcaaagcAGGAACGATGATGGATTTAGATGAGGAATCAGTGGATAAG tttgtaGATGAAGGAAGAGCAGAGGAGGAAGTTGAAGAGACTAAAGTTGAGGATGATGATGATAATGTGACAGAACAGACCCACCATATAGTTGTACCAAGTTATGCTTCTTGGTTTGATTACAATGCTATTCATGCTATAGAGAAACGAGCCTTACCAGAATTCTTCAATGGTAGAAATAAATCTAAAACTCCTGAAAT ATTAATAGCATACAGAAACTTCATGATAGATACATACAGACTTAATCCAACAGAATACCTTACAAGTACTGCCTGTCGTAGAAACTTAGCCGGAGACGTTTGTGCAATAACAAGAGTCCATGCATTCCTAGAGCAATGGGGACTTCTTAATTATCAAGTGGATGCTGAAAACAGACCCTCATCCATGGGACCACCACCGACATCACATTTCCACATCATGGCAGACACTCCATCTGGTTTGCAACCTGTCAATCCACCAAAGATCAATCAG CCATCAGCAGCTAAACAGATCGTAAACTTTGAAGATAAAGAGAATGGTCGTGAGTTTGATGACAGGAAGGACTTGTCCAACTTTAGTCTCAGAATGGACCAGTACAGTAAAAAGGGGCTGAAG GATAAAGGAGCAGCAACACGTTCCCGTGAGTGGACCGACCAAGAGACACTTTTGTTATTGGAGGCATTGGAGATGTTTAAAGATGACTGGAATAAAGTCAGTGAACATGTTGGCAGTCGTACACAAGATGAATGTATACTTCATTTCCTCAGACTACCTATAGAAGATCCATTCATGGAAGAAGACTTTGGTCATTTAG GTCCATTAGCATACCAGCCTGTGCCATTTTCACAGAGTGGTAATCCTATTATGTCAACAGTAGCTTTCTTAGCTTCAGTTGTGGATCCTAGAATAGCATCATCTGCAGCTAAAGCAGCTCTAG AACAATTTGCTAAGATGAAGGATGAAGTACCTCCAGCTTTAGTAGATGCCCATGTTAAGACTGTTGAAGAGGCAGTTAAAGAGGGAAAAGATGTCGACCAAAACTTTGGTCTAGAGAAAAGTGGCATTGCTGGAACTGCTCCTGAAAAAGAGGAAG AGGAAGCAGATAAGGACAAGGAAGGAAAAGCAGAGGAAAAGAAAGATGAAAGTAAAGAAGAAGGAAAAGAGaaagatgaaaaagaaaaagaaaag TCTGAAGAATCCATGGAAACAGACCAGGAAAAAGCTGAAGACAAatcagaagaaaagaaagaaaaagaagatgaagGCAAGAAAGAGGATAAACAAGAAAAGGAAGAG ACCAAAGCTGAAGGAGAACAAGAGAAGAAAACAGATGGTGAAGTGAAGACAGAGGAgaaagaagaagaaaagaaagaaaaaacagaaGTTGTTGCCTGGAAACCAGATGGGAATATTGCTACTGCTGCTGCTGCAGCACTGTCATCGGCTGCTGTCAAGGCTAAG cATCTTGCAGCTGttgaagaaagaaaaatcaaaagtttagtTGCTTTGTTGGTAGAAACACAAATGAAGAAGTTAGAAATCAAGCTACGACATTTTGAAGAGTTAGAAACTATTATGGACAGGGAAAGAGATGCT cttGAGTACCAAAGACAGCAGTTGTTACAAGAGAGACAACAGTTCCACATGGAGCAAATCAAGGCTGCTGAACATAGAGCAAGACAGATGGCCATGCAACAGTTAGTCACAGAACAGAGAAGTCAAGGAGCAACATCAGATCAACCAG gTTCACCAGCTCCATCCCCATTACCTGCAGCTTCAGCCAGCTTAGCAGCAGCAGTTAACTACCCAATGACAGGCTCGCCTATGGCTCCCATGCCTCCACCCGGCCCCCAGGCAGCACAACAGACATCACAAGAATCTCCAGCACCCCCTACATCAGCATCACCAGCCCCCCTCATGCCATCAGAGACACCCACACAACCTCAGAATGTAACTCTACAAGCTTCAGTAGGAAATACAGATGTACCACCAGAAG gaATTTCACAGAAACCTGAACCAATGCAGCTAGAACAGCCTGAACCAATGTCAGTTGACTCACAGCCtccatcattatcatcatcatcatcatga